A window of Cryptomeria japonica chromosome 3, Sugi_1.0, whole genome shotgun sequence contains these coding sequences:
- the LOC131033775 gene encoding uncharacterized protein LOC131033775 — MKGIESWFHSLFNEVQEKWEGFLGPIHIWQGMDDRIVPYPLNDYAKRMVPGAILHKLIGEGHFSYFYFCDECHREIFITLFGIPRGTLSIDPDPKTAHGSESVEDGEL, encoded by the exons ATGAAGGGAATCGAATCATGGTTTCATTCACTGTTTAATGAAGTCCAAGAAAAGTGGGAGGGATTTCTTGGACCAATACATATTTGGCAG GGCATGGATGACCGGATCGTACCCTACCCCTTAAATGATTATGCAAAACGTATGGTACCTGGTGCCATTCTTCATAAGCTGATTGGTGAAGgtcatttttcatatttttatttttgtgatgAATGCCATAGAGAAATATTTATTACGCTCTTTGGAATTCCGAGAGGCACATTGTCCATTGATCCTGATCCAAAGACAGCCCATGGTTCAGAGTCAGTTGAAGACGGAGAGTTGTAA